The Actinocatenispora sera genome has a window encoding:
- a CDS encoding spermidine synthase encodes MAGRRRGGAVVRAAVDTGTAELVADPDRPDAYTLLLDAAPQSHVDLADPTRLEFEYVRWLGDLLDLVAEPGAPIGVLHLGGGGLTLPRYVAATRPRSAQRVVERDGALVELVRRELPLARECRPRIRIGDAREAVETMRAGSFDVVIADVFAGTAIPVGLTTVEFLTAVARVLRPGGCYLQNVADGAGCAFTRGQVATQRAVFAETLLVSDASVLRGRRFGNLVLAAADGPLPVAELTRRGAGAAFPARVMAGEQLDRFVGRTRPVTDATATDSPAPPAAPFARR; translated from the coding sequence ATGGCGGGCAGACGGCGGGGTGGCGCGGTGGTGCGCGCCGCGGTGGACACCGGTACGGCGGAGCTGGTGGCGGACCCGGACCGGCCGGACGCGTACACCCTGCTGCTGGATGCGGCGCCGCAGTCGCACGTGGACCTGGCCGACCCGACCCGGCTGGAGTTCGAGTACGTGCGGTGGCTGGGTGACCTGCTCGACCTGGTCGCCGAGCCGGGCGCGCCGATCGGCGTGCTGCACCTGGGCGGCGGCGGCCTGACGCTGCCGCGCTACGTCGCGGCGACCCGGCCCCGCTCCGCCCAGCGGGTGGTGGAGCGCGACGGCGCGCTGGTCGAGCTGGTACGCCGGGAGCTGCCGCTGGCGCGCGAGTGCCGGCCGCGGATCCGCATCGGCGACGCCCGCGAGGCCGTCGAGACGATGCGGGCCGGCAGCTTCGACGTGGTGATCGCCGACGTCTTCGCCGGCACCGCGATCCCGGTCGGGCTGACCACGGTGGAGTTCCTGACCGCGGTGGCGCGGGTGCTGCGTCCCGGCGGCTGCTACCTGCAGAACGTGGCCGACGGTGCCGGCTGCGCCTTCACCCGCGGCCAGGTCGCGACGCAGCGCGCGGTGTTCGCCGAGACGCTGCTGGTCTCCGACGCCTCGGTACTGCGCGGCCGCCGGTTCGGCAACCTGGTGCTCGCGGCGGCCGACGGGCCGCTGCCGGTGGCCGAGCTGACCCGGCGCGGCGCCGGCGCGGCGTTCCCGGCCCGGGTGATGGCCGGCGAGCAGCTGGACCGGTTCGTGGGCCGGACCCGGCCGGTCACCGACGCCACCGCCACCGACAGCCCCGCCCCGCCCGCCGCCCCCTTCGCCCGCCGCTGA
- the add gene encoding adenosine deaminase has product MSALTRLPKAELHVHLESTLRRDTLLELAARNGVRVPADTSGHRFTGFRDFGDHGTAVRACLVTAADFHRMAVEFCADALAQSIRYAEVTFTAAAHEERLHAPGMPLAAVLDGLAEGRDRYGVVTRLILDHSRRRGVDRLRRTVTLARTHAPAVAAVGLAGDESYPLAPFAEVLDEAADAGVALVHHAGETAGIASIAEAVRRGHAARLGHGVRILDDDPAHADLLAEVRERGIALEVCPSSNVALGVVDSFAAHPLPALCAAGLAVTVNTDIPAVVGTTLSSEYRRIADAFGFAPARLADLARAGVDASFAPQPLRATLHRDIDAWCAAYAPAAPQPAG; this is encoded by the coding sequence GTGAGCGCCCTGACCCGACTGCCCAAGGCCGAACTGCACGTCCACCTGGAGAGCACGCTGCGCCGGGACACGCTGCTGGAGCTCGCCGCACGCAACGGGGTGCGGGTACCGGCCGACACCAGCGGGCACCGGTTCACCGGCTTCCGCGACTTCGGCGACCACGGCACCGCGGTACGGGCCTGCCTCGTCACCGCGGCCGACTTCCACCGGATGGCGGTCGAGTTCTGCGCCGACGCGCTGGCCCAGTCCATCCGGTACGCCGAGGTCACGTTCACCGCCGCCGCGCACGAGGAACGGCTGCACGCACCCGGCATGCCGCTCGCCGCGGTACTGGACGGGCTGGCCGAGGGCCGCGACCGGTACGGCGTGGTGACCCGGCTGATCCTGGACCACTCCCGCCGGCGGGGCGTCGACCGGCTGCGCCGCACCGTCACGCTGGCCCGTACCCACGCGCCGGCGGTGGCGGCGGTCGGGCTGGCCGGCGACGAGTCGTACCCGCTGGCCCCGTTCGCCGAGGTCCTCGACGAGGCGGCCGACGCCGGCGTGGCGCTGGTGCACCACGCCGGGGAGACCGCCGGGATCGCGAGCATCGCCGAGGCGGTCCGGCGCGGGCACGCGGCCCGGCTCGGTCACGGCGTCCGGATCCTGGACGACGACCCCGCGCACGCCGACCTGCTCGCCGAGGTACGCGAGCGGGGCATCGCGCTGGAGGTCTGCCCGTCGTCGAACGTCGCGTTGGGCGTCGTCGACTCGTTCGCCGCGCACCCGCTGCCGGCGCTGTGTGCGGCCGGCCTGGCCGTCACCGTCAACACCGACATCCCGGCGGTCGTCGGCACCACGCTGAGCAGCGAGTACCGGCGGATCGCGGACGCGTTCGGGTTCGCCCCGGCGCGGCTGGCCGACCTGGCGCGGGCCGGCGTCGACGCCTCCTTCGCGCCGCAGCCACTGCGCGCGACGCTGCACCGCGACATCGACGCCTGGTGTGCCGCGTACGCCCCCGCCGCGCCGCAGCCCGCCGGGTGA
- a CDS encoding sensor histidine kinase produces the protein MRQRILSVGLLAAILAAGLFGIPFAVVLGQLQVADARAEMERVADRTAVDITADYATRRTPESIPHSKHGIVLGLYDADGHLTDGAGPARADSAVRSAMTGGQVTTGEDTGELVVAVPVEKGERVAGAVRASTSRSQVYWRTVPTWLTMAGLALVGIVAATVFARWQAGRLAEPLQRLAGAARRLGDGDFSVRARTIGIAEIDSVARSLNSTADRLGGLVARERAFSADASHQLRTPLTGLRLGLEMALEKPDGDLRPDVIAAIEHADRLERIVDDLLDLARDVPPPNEPLDVAGLLADLRADRLPTLAATGRSLLVVVEGDIPRCAASASAVRQILSVLLDNATVHGAGQVTVTARNAGGALAIDVADEGAGTAASEQLLFARRSGAASGHGIGLPLARSLAEAEGGRLRLTRPAPPVFTLLLPARRAEWANDE, from the coding sequence GTGCGTCAGCGCATCCTGTCGGTCGGGCTGCTCGCCGCGATCCTCGCCGCGGGCCTGTTCGGCATCCCGTTCGCGGTGGTGCTCGGCCAGCTGCAGGTCGCCGACGCGCGGGCCGAGATGGAGCGGGTCGCCGACCGGACCGCGGTGGACATCACCGCCGACTACGCCACCCGGCGCACCCCGGAGTCGATTCCGCACTCGAAACACGGCATCGTGCTCGGCCTGTACGACGCGGACGGCCACCTCACCGACGGTGCCGGGCCGGCCCGGGCGGACAGCGCGGTGCGCTCGGCCATGACTGGCGGCCAGGTCACCACCGGCGAAGACACCGGCGAGCTGGTGGTGGCGGTACCGGTGGAGAAGGGGGAGCGGGTCGCCGGCGCGGTGCGTGCCTCAACCTCGCGCAGCCAGGTCTACTGGCGCACCGTACCGACGTGGTTGACCATGGCCGGGCTGGCCCTGGTCGGCATCGTCGCGGCGACCGTGTTCGCCCGGTGGCAGGCCGGCCGGCTGGCCGAGCCGTTGCAGCGGCTCGCCGGTGCGGCCCGGCGGCTGGGTGACGGCGACTTCAGCGTCCGGGCCCGCACCATCGGCATCGCCGAGATCGACTCGGTGGCCCGGTCGCTGAACTCCACCGCCGACCGGCTCGGTGGGCTGGTCGCCCGGGAGCGGGCGTTCTCCGCGGATGCCTCGCACCAGCTGCGGACCCCGCTGACCGGGCTGCGACTCGGTCTGGAGATGGCGCTGGAGAAGCCGGACGGCGACCTGCGGCCGGACGTGATCGCCGCGATCGAGCACGCCGACCGGTTGGAGCGCATCGTCGACGACCTGCTCGATCTGGCCCGCGACGTCCCGCCGCCGAACGAGCCGCTGGATGTCGCCGGCCTTTTGGCCGACCTGCGGGCGGACCGGTTGCCGACGCTGGCCGCCACCGGCCGGTCGCTGCTGGTGGTGGTGGAGGGGGACATCCCGCGCTGCGCCGCGTCGGCGAGCGCGGTGCGCCAGATCCTGTCCGTCCTGCTGGACAACGCGACCGTGCACGGCGCCGGGCAGGTCACCGTGACCGCCCGCAACGCCGGCGGCGCGCTCGCGATCGACGTGGCCGACGAGGGTGCCGGTACCGCGGCGTCGGAGCAGTTGCTGTTCGCCCGGCGCAGCGGCGCGGCGTCCGGGCACGGGATCGGGCTGCCGCTGGCCCGCAGCCTGGCCGAGGCGGAGGGCGGCCGGCTGCGGCTGACCCGGCCGGCGCCGCCGGTGTTCACCCTGCTGCTGCCCGCCCGCCGGGCCGAGTGGGCGAACGACGAGTAG
- the lon gene encoding endopeptidase La — MADQTADRKADYELPVLPLSDTVVLPGMVVPVTLDSERQAAVDAARTATKAPATPGLLLVPRIDGHYAPIGVVAQIVKVGRLPGGEPAVVVRAMSRARIGTGVNGPGAALWVQADKITDPAPSARTTELATEYKSVLTSILQQRGAWEVIDRIGAMSDAGELADTAGYTSWLDTEQKLDLLSTVDPADRLEKLLEWARTHLAESEVAEKIRDDVQQNMDKTQREFLLRQQLAAIRKELGENEPDGADDYRSRVEAAELPEKVRTAALREVGKLERASDQSPEAGWIRTWLDTVLELPWTTRTTDSTDVPAAREVLDTDHAGLDDVKDRIVEYLAVRSRRAQRGLSVVGGRGSGAVLALVGPPGVGKTSLGESVARALGRKFVRVALGGVRDEAEIRGHRRTYVGALPGRIVRAISEAGSMNPVVLLDEVDKVGADYRGDPAAALLEVLDPAQNHTFTDHYLEVELDLSDVLFLATANVADTIPPALLDRMELIRLDGYTEDEKVTIARDHLLPRQLERAALSADEVALTDDALRRIAGEYTREPGVRQLDQLLARALRKVATKLATEAAEPPLTIGDEDLREFLGRPRFTPEAADRTAAPGVATGLAVTGAGGEVLFIEAALLSGEPGLTLTGQLGDVMKESTQIALSYLRANADTLGVPTGPLADHRVHVHVPAGAVPKDGPSAGVTMTTALASLLSGRPVRSEVGMTGEVSLTGRVLPIGGAKQKLLAAHRAGLTEVILPRRNEPDLDDVPAAVRDALRIHLVDTVDEVLKLALSEPVAAQAAA; from the coding sequence ATGGCTGACCAGACTGCTGACCGCAAGGCCGATTACGAGCTGCCCGTACTGCCGCTGTCCGACACCGTGGTCCTGCCCGGCATGGTCGTCCCGGTCACGCTGGACTCGGAGCGCCAGGCCGCGGTCGACGCCGCCCGGACGGCGACGAAGGCACCCGCCACCCCGGGTCTGCTGCTCGTCCCCCGCATCGACGGGCACTACGCCCCCATCGGCGTCGTCGCCCAGATCGTCAAGGTCGGCCGGCTGCCCGGTGGCGAACCCGCCGTAGTCGTCCGGGCGATGAGCCGGGCCCGCATCGGTACCGGCGTCAACGGCCCCGGCGCCGCGCTCTGGGTGCAGGCCGACAAGATCACCGACCCCGCGCCGAGCGCCCGCACCACCGAGCTCGCCACCGAGTACAAGTCGGTGCTGACCTCGATCCTGCAGCAGCGGGGCGCGTGGGAGGTCATCGACCGGATCGGCGCGATGAGCGACGCCGGTGAGCTCGCCGACACCGCCGGCTACACCAGCTGGCTGGACACCGAGCAGAAGCTCGACCTGCTGTCCACGGTGGACCCAGCCGACCGGCTGGAGAAGCTGCTGGAGTGGGCGAGGACCCACCTGGCCGAGTCCGAGGTCGCTGAGAAGATCCGCGACGACGTGCAGCAGAACATGGACAAGACGCAGCGGGAGTTCCTGCTGCGCCAGCAGCTCGCGGCGATCCGCAAGGAGCTGGGCGAGAACGAGCCGGACGGCGCGGACGACTACCGGTCCCGGGTCGAGGCGGCCGAGCTGCCGGAGAAGGTGCGCACCGCCGCGCTGCGCGAGGTGGGCAAGCTGGAGCGCGCCTCCGACCAGTCGCCGGAGGCCGGCTGGATCCGTACCTGGCTGGACACGGTGCTGGAGCTGCCGTGGACGACCCGCACCACCGACTCGACCGACGTACCGGCGGCGCGCGAGGTGCTCGACACCGACCACGCCGGGCTCGACGACGTCAAGGACCGCATCGTGGAGTACCTGGCGGTACGGTCGCGGCGGGCGCAGCGCGGCCTGTCGGTCGTCGGCGGTCGCGGTTCCGGCGCGGTACTCGCGCTGGTCGGACCGCCCGGGGTCGGCAAGACGTCGCTGGGCGAGTCGGTCGCGCGGGCGCTCGGGCGCAAGTTCGTCCGGGTGGCGCTCGGCGGTGTCCGGGACGAGGCGGAGATCCGCGGCCACCGGCGCACCTACGTCGGCGCGCTGCCGGGCCGCATCGTCCGGGCGATCTCCGAGGCCGGTTCGATGAACCCGGTGGTACTGCTGGACGAGGTCGACAAGGTCGGCGCGGACTACCGCGGTGACCCGGCCGCGGCGCTGCTGGAGGTGCTGGACCCGGCGCAGAACCACACGTTCACCGACCACTACCTGGAGGTCGAGCTGGACCTGTCGGACGTGCTGTTCCTGGCCACCGCCAACGTCGCCGACACCATCCCGCCGGCGCTGCTGGACCGGATGGAGCTGATCCGGCTGGACGGCTACACCGAGGACGAGAAGGTCACGATCGCGCGCGACCACCTGCTGCCCCGGCAGCTGGAGCGGGCCGCGCTGTCCGCCGACGAGGTGGCGCTGACCGACGACGCGCTGCGCCGCATCGCCGGCGAGTACACCCGGGAGCCCGGGGTGCGGCAGCTCGACCAGCTGCTCGCCCGCGCGCTGCGCAAGGTGGCCACCAAGCTCGCGACCGAGGCCGCCGAGCCGCCGCTGACGATCGGCGACGAGGACCTGCGCGAGTTCCTCGGCCGGCCCCGGTTCACGCCGGAGGCCGCGGACCGCACCGCGGCACCGGGCGTGGCCACCGGCCTCGCGGTCACCGGCGCGGGCGGCGAAGTGCTGTTCATCGAGGCGGCGCTGCTGTCCGGAGAGCCGGGCCTGACGCTGACCGGCCAGCTCGGCGACGTGATGAAGGAGTCGACCCAGATCGCCCTGTCGTACCTGCGGGCCAACGCCGACACGCTGGGCGTGCCGACCGGGCCGCTGGCCGACCACCGCGTGCACGTGCACGTACCGGCCGGCGCGGTGCCCAAGGACGGCCCGTCCGCCGGGGTCACGATGACCACCGCGCTCGCGTCGCTGCTGTCCGGACGGCCGGTCCGGTCGGAGGTCGGGATGACCGGCGAGGTGTCGCTGACCGGCCGGGTGCTGCCGATCGGCGGGGCCAAGCAGAAGCTGCTGGCCGCGCACCGGGCTGGGCTGACCGAGGTGATCCTGCCCCGGCGCAACGAGCCCGACCTGGACGACGTGCCGGCGGCGGTGCGCGACGCGCTGCGGATCCACCTGGTCGACACGGTCGACGAGGTGTTGAAGCTGGCGCTGTCGGAGCCGGTCGCGGCGCAGGCCGCCGCCTGA
- a CDS encoding 2-hydroxyacid dehydrogenase, which produces MAEHVLVPWQITDGDGGWPTTLRVDVWDGQGTPPDVSDISFYVLPYAVPSARGLITAMPRLRVVQALTAGYEQIIPLLRPGVTLCNGRGLHDASTAEHALGLILAAQRDLPRWVDDQREHRWEPHYTRSLADSRVLILGYGSIGTALERRLLACEASVVRVARSARPEARVHGVSELPALLPHVDIVVLVLPDNESTERLFDATAMAALPDGALVVNVGRGRTLDTDALAAETGRGRLRAALDVTDPEPLPAENPLWSHPGVLITPHVAGGSATFYPRARRLVGDQLHRFVTGAPLRNVVREG; this is translated from the coding sequence ATGGCGGAGCACGTACTGGTCCCGTGGCAGATCACCGACGGCGACGGGGGCTGGCCGACCACCCTGCGCGTCGACGTGTGGGACGGGCAGGGCACGCCGCCGGACGTCTCCGACATCTCCTTCTACGTCCTGCCGTACGCGGTGCCCAGCGCCCGCGGCCTGATCACCGCGATGCCCCGGCTGCGGGTGGTGCAGGCGCTGACCGCCGGGTACGAGCAGATCATCCCGCTGCTGCGGCCCGGCGTGACGCTGTGCAACGGGCGGGGGCTGCACGACGCCAGTACCGCCGAGCACGCGCTCGGGCTGATCCTCGCCGCCCAGCGCGACCTGCCGAGGTGGGTGGACGACCAGCGCGAGCACCGCTGGGAACCGCACTACACCCGGTCGCTGGCCGACAGCCGGGTGCTGATCCTCGGCTACGGCTCGATCGGTACCGCGCTGGAGCGCCGCCTGCTGGCCTGCGAGGCGAGCGTGGTCCGGGTGGCGCGGTCGGCCCGGCCGGAGGCGCGGGTGCACGGGGTGAGCGAGCTGCCGGCGCTGCTGCCGCACGTCGACATCGTGGTACTGGTCCTGCCGGACAACGAGTCGACCGAGCGGCTGTTCGACGCCACCGCGATGGCCGCGCTGCCGGACGGCGCGCTGGTGGTCAACGTGGGCAGGGGGCGCACCCTGGACACCGACGCGCTCGCGGCCGAGACCGGGCGGGGCCGACTGCGGGCGGCGCTGGATGTCACCGATCCGGAGCCGCTGCCGGCCGAGAATCCGCTGTGGTCGCATCCGGGTGTGCTGATCACACCGCACGTGGCCGGCGGCTCGGCGACCTTCTACCCGCGGGCGCGCCGGCTGGTCGGCGACCAGTTGCACCGGTTCGTCACCGGTGCCCCGTTGCGCAACGTCGTCCGCGAGGGCTGA
- the trxA gene encoding thioredoxin, whose product MPTVELTKDNFNSTLESNDTVLIDFWASWCGPCKMFAPVYEKAAESNPDLVFGKVDTEAQQELAAAFDIRSIPTLMIVRDKIVVFSQPGALPESALTDVIDQARKLDMDEVRASVADQQASETQA is encoded by the coding sequence GTGCCGACCGTCGAGTTGACCAAGGACAACTTCAACAGCACGTTGGAGAGCAACGACACCGTGCTGATCGATTTCTGGGCCAGCTGGTGCGGCCCGTGCAAGATGTTCGCACCGGTGTACGAGAAGGCCGCGGAGAGCAACCCGGACCTGGTGTTCGGCAAGGTCGACACCGAGGCACAGCAGGAGCTAGCGGCCGCGTTCGACATCCGTTCGATCCCGACGCTGATGATCGTTCGGGACAAGATCGTGGTGTTCTCGCAGCCCGGCGCGCTGCCCGAGTCGGCGCTGACCGACGTCATCGACCAGGCCCGCAAGCTGGACATGGACGAGGTCCGGGCCAGCGTCGCGGACCAGCAGGCCAGCGAGACGCAGGCCTGA
- a CDS encoding TrmH family RNA methyltransferase has protein sequence MAHRAVTSRDARFQQWQALLHNRTKRTRAGLFLVQGVRPITLAVRHGWRLATLLRPYGGRLSGWAADLVASCPTTELVEVAGDLLAELGGKDAPELVAIAHQRPDRLDRLRAAPDLLAVVFDRAASPGNIGTLTRSADAFGAAGVVVTGHAADPYEPRAVRASTGSLFAVPVVRAERRDVLDWVERLRAGGLPVRLVGTDETGATDLPATDLSGPTVLVVGNETTGLSSAWRQACDAMVRIPMGGSASSLNAAVAGSLVLYHAAQQRAAG, from the coding sequence ATGGCCCACCGTGCGGTCACCAGCCGCGACGCCCGCTTCCAGCAGTGGCAGGCGCTCCTGCACAACCGCACCAAACGCACCCGTGCTGGCCTGTTCCTCGTGCAGGGGGTACGCCCGATCACCCTCGCGGTCCGGCACGGCTGGCGGCTCGCCACACTGCTGCGGCCCTACGGGGGGCGGCTGTCCGGCTGGGCCGCCGACCTGGTGGCGAGCTGCCCGACGACCGAGCTGGTCGAGGTCGCCGGCGACCTGCTGGCCGAGCTGGGCGGCAAGGACGCGCCGGAACTGGTCGCGATCGCCCACCAGCGACCCGACCGGCTGGACCGGCTGCGCGCCGCACCGGACCTGCTCGCGGTGGTGTTCGACCGGGCGGCGAGCCCCGGCAACATCGGCACCCTGACCCGCTCGGCCGACGCGTTCGGCGCCGCCGGCGTGGTCGTCACCGGGCACGCGGCCGACCCGTACGAGCCGCGGGCGGTGCGGGCCTCGACCGGCTCGCTGTTCGCCGTACCGGTGGTACGGGCGGAGCGCCGGGACGTGCTCGACTGGGTCGAGCGGCTGCGGGCCGGTGGCCTGCCGGTGCGGCTGGTGGGTACCGACGAGACCGGCGCCACCGATCTTCCGGCCACCGACCTGTCCGGGCCGACCGTCCTGGTGGTGGGCAACGAGACGACCGGTCTGTCCAGCGCCTGGCGGCAGGCGTGCGATGCGATGGTACGGATCCCGATGGGCGGCTCGGCCAGCTCGCTCAACGCCGCGGTCGCCGGCAGCCTGGTGCTCTACCACGCCGCCCAGCAGCGGGCAGCGGGCTGA
- a CDS encoding response regulator transcription factor, with product MARLLVVEDDATIGGLLEPGLRAHGHDVRWVRSGRDALGAAASGEFDLVLLDLGLPDLDGVEVCRRLRAAQPGCVLVILTARREEMDVVVGLEAGADDYLTKPFRFAELLARIRAHLRRGAPAPPHQQALRVGELVVDSSARRCTLGGVEVSLRAKEFDLLARLAAEPGVAISRERLMSDVWDENWFGSTKTLDVHMAAVRRRLADTESELDNGVAAPRITTLRGRGYRMEAD from the coding sequence ATGGCGCGGTTGCTCGTGGTGGAGGACGACGCCACGATCGGTGGGTTGTTGGAGCCGGGCCTGCGGGCGCACGGGCACGACGTCCGCTGGGTGCGCTCCGGGCGGGACGCGCTGGGTGCCGCGGCGAGCGGCGAGTTCGACCTGGTGCTGCTGGATCTCGGGCTGCCGGACCTGGACGGGGTCGAGGTGTGCCGGCGGCTGCGCGCCGCCCAGCCCGGGTGCGTGCTGGTGATCCTGACCGCGCGGCGCGAGGAGATGGACGTCGTCGTCGGCCTCGAGGCCGGCGCCGACGACTACCTGACGAAGCCGTTCCGGTTCGCCGAGCTGCTCGCCCGGATCCGGGCCCACCTGCGCCGCGGTGCCCCGGCACCGCCGCACCAGCAGGCGCTGCGGGTCGGCGAGCTGGTGGTGGACTCCTCGGCCCGGCGCTGCACCCTCGGCGGGGTGGAGGTGTCGCTGCGGGCCAAGGAGTTCGACCTGCTGGCCCGGCTGGCCGCCGAGCCCGGCGTGGCGATCAGCCGGGAGCGGTTGATGTCGGATGTCTGGGACGAGAACTGGTTCGGCTCGACGAAGACGCTGGACGTGCACATGGCGGCGGTACGACGGCGGCTCGCCGACACCGAGAGCGAGCTGGACAACGGCGTGGCGGCGCCGCGGATCACCACCCTGCGCGGCCGCGGCTACCGGATGGAGGCGGACTGA
- a CDS encoding putative bifunctional diguanylate cyclase/phosphodiesterase encodes MSGQTGRRTATGTRAGSRAERVAASWAAAIWQTSVVPVARGALADRLRPLVDQLLAAEAQPDGGYAAGTEVGGQLVAEHFTDPEALARTLIVLDAAVPAEQRGELIAGLAAGYTAALRGRTLAEQETIRLAAMQAQARAERALSAAEARFHAVYADSAMGIALTDLDGRVVAANDALHTMLRTAPGGLADRDLLGLVHPDDRDSLRDMVSDRLATGTIGRIRTERRLVADDGELLWAMLAVSVVRDQAGRPTYLVVMGEDNTRRHHLADTLSWQATHDTLTGLANRTLFTERLQRLFARGTGRLGLCFLDLDGFKIINDSLGHHVGDELLRHVADRIAAAAGSDSLVARLGGDEFMVLRADSAGEAELVALADRILAALDEPITVAGHELSVSASIGVIERATLGTDAAELMRAADITLYWAKAAGKGCWATFDPERDAQQAARQLLAEALPGALREEQFTLSYQPVVDLADHRVTELEALVRWRHPRLGELGPEAFLGIAEETGLVVPLGRWVLQAACAQARRWIDRYGWAPVVSVNLTVRQVCAADLVDDVRQALAAADLPAEALQLEVTERALIGAEPVAALRTLYESGVRIVIDDFGTGYSNLVYLRQAPVHGIKLARSFTESFNSPSHPDRADVAIVRALVSLAHTLNLTVTAGGVETARQESRLRALGCEWGQGFRYGRPAVAAHIDHVLAAGRTVAPHG; translated from the coding sequence TTGAGCGGGCAGACCGGCCGCCGGACGGCAACCGGAACCAGGGCGGGGAGCCGGGCCGAGCGGGTCGCCGCAAGCTGGGCGGCGGCGATCTGGCAGACCAGCGTGGTGCCGGTGGCCCGGGGCGCACTCGCCGACCGGCTCCGGCCACTGGTCGACCAGCTGCTCGCGGCCGAAGCGCAGCCCGACGGCGGCTACGCCGCCGGCACCGAGGTGGGCGGCCAGCTCGTCGCCGAGCACTTCACCGACCCGGAGGCGCTGGCCCGCACGCTGATCGTGCTGGACGCGGCGGTGCCGGCCGAGCAGCGCGGCGAGCTGATCGCCGGCCTGGCCGCCGGGTACACCGCGGCGCTGCGCGGCCGCACCCTGGCCGAGCAGGAGACGATCCGGCTGGCCGCGATGCAGGCGCAGGCCCGCGCGGAGCGCGCGCTGAGTGCGGCGGAGGCCCGGTTCCACGCGGTGTACGCGGACTCCGCCATGGGCATCGCGCTGACCGACCTGGACGGCCGGGTGGTGGCGGCCAACGACGCCCTGCACACGATGCTGCGCACCGCACCCGGCGGCCTCGCCGACCGTGACCTGCTCGGGCTGGTCCATCCGGACGACCGGGACAGCCTGCGGGACATGGTCTCCGACCGGCTGGCCACCGGCACCATCGGCCGGATCCGCACCGAGCGCCGGCTGGTCGCCGACGACGGCGAGCTGCTGTGGGCCATGCTCGCGGTGTCGGTGGTGCGCGACCAGGCCGGCCGGCCCACCTATCTGGTGGTGATGGGCGAGGACAACACCCGCCGCCACCACCTGGCCGACACGCTGTCCTGGCAGGCCACCCACGACACGCTGACCGGCCTGGCCAACCGCACCCTGTTCACCGAACGGCTGCAGCGGCTGTTCGCCCGGGGTACCGGTCGGCTCGGGCTCTGCTTCCTCGACCTGGACGGCTTCAAGATCATCAACGACAGCCTCGGCCACCATGTCGGGGACGAGCTGCTGCGGCACGTGGCCGACCGGATCGCCGCCGCGGCCGGGTCGGACAGCCTGGTCGCCCGGCTCGGCGGGGACGAGTTCATGGTGCTGCGGGCCGATTCGGCCGGCGAGGCGGAGCTGGTCGCGCTGGCCGACCGGATTCTCGCGGCGCTGGACGAACCGATCACCGTGGCCGGCCACGAGCTGTCGGTGTCCGCCAGCATCGGCGTGATCGAACGCGCCACCCTCGGTACCGACGCCGCCGAGCTGATGCGCGCCGCCGACATCACGCTGTACTGGGCGAAGGCGGCCGGGAAGGGCTGCTGGGCGACGTTCGACCCGGAGCGCGACGCGCAGCAGGCGGCCCGGCAGCTGCTCGCCGAGGCGCTGCCCGGCGCGCTGCGCGAGGAGCAGTTCACCCTGTCCTACCAGCCGGTCGTGGACCTCGCCGACCACCGGGTGACCGAGCTCGAGGCGCTGGTGCGCTGGCGTCACCCGCGGCTCGGAGAGCTCGGCCCGGAGGCGTTTCTGGGCATCGCCGAGGAGACCGGGCTGGTCGTGCCGCTCGGCCGGTGGGTCCTGCAGGCCGCCTGCGCGCAGGCCCGTCGCTGGATCGACCGGTACGGCTGGGCGCCGGTGGTGTCGGTCAACCTCACCGTGCGCCAGGTGTGCGCGGCCGACCTGGTCGACGACGTCCGGCAGGCGCTGGCCGCGGCCGACCTGCCCGCCGAGGCGCTGCAGCTGGAGGTGACCGAGCGCGCGCTGATCGGCGCGGAGCCGGTCGCGGCGCTGCGCACCCTGTACGAGTCGGGGGTGCGGATCGTCATCGACGACTTCGGCACCGGCTACTCCAACCTGGTGTACCTGCGGCAGGCACCGGTGCACGGCATCAAGCTGGCCCGGTCGTTCACCGAGAGCTTCAACTCGCCCAGCCATCCGGACCGGGCCGACGTGGCGATCGTGCGGGCGCTGGTGTCGCTCGCGCACACGCTGAACCTGACGGTGACCGCCGGCGGGGTCGAGACCGCCCGGCAGGAGTCCCGGCTGCGCGCGCTGGGCTGCGAGTGGGGCCAGGGCTTCCGGTACGGGCGGCCCGCCGTCGCGGCGCACATCGACCACGTGCTCGCCGCCGGCCGCACCGTGGCACCACACGGCTGA